From Clostridia bacterium, a single genomic window includes:
- a CDS encoding formate C-acetyltransferase/glycerol dehydratase family glycyl radical enzyme: MEEGCKVKLWSPSENLSPRVKKLRDEYFSYPHREFKNTVLAYTTGAPWDRVYRNYEDYVVPEMVPFMSGIADSLLALAQPVDLPANFFKEPLIVRRALFTQAVLRQIPVDILEGELIVGGRFNTAMSTCLNQEETQAFEAVYQEYCAKTERLINLGISNCGAVGCHIIQDFKRLLSIGFKGVEAEARRLLQETRDPEKKAFYQAIIISCEAVKEFTARYAAEARRQAEAIGKADPVRQKELQTIAAICDRVPYEPPQTFYEAVQACWFIHMIDMIAEGYHGAGLSYGRFDQYLYPFYARDLAEGRITRDQAKEILQCFFIKHNYAYDRQPAHGKQGINSGYGQLITLGGMGPGGVDLTNDLTYLMLEVIMEMNLLEPKCTFRIHQGTPDLLFKRILKAIHQAQGSPFLLNFDEPSILGLEKEGISPEEAVDYGVVGCIENTSAGNDLSGTVDVNINIAKAVELVLNNGRCLLTGEQIGPATGDPASFASFDQFFAAYKAQLQAIIQQTLEVASTWDGLRATYVPVPYLSATIGGCLEKGRDVRAGGAKYNFITVEGVGIATAADSVAAVKKLVYDEKRLTMEELVEALKANFEGKEALRQLLLNRAPKMGNDDPYVDDIAREISRFWGHEVQKHVSPITGRRYMGGYLSWNYFVGMGATTAATPDGRKNGEPLSNAVAPAQGRDVNGPTAAIKSVTHLGFDAQPRGVSYTITFNPAMLQTEEQLAKLGALLKAYGQLGGTSIQLNLIDRETLIDAQQNPENYQNLLVRVTGYNAYFVTLGRAMQDEIIARTAHAV; this comes from the coding sequence ATGGAGGAAGGCTGTAAAGTAAAGCTTTGGTCGCCATCGGAAAATCTTTCTCCCCGGGTCAAGAAGCTGCGCGATGAATACTTTAGCTACCCCCACCGAGAATTTAAGAATACGGTTCTAGCTTACACTACTGGAGCTCCTTGGGACCGGGTATATCGCAACTACGAAGACTATGTAGTTCCAGAGATGGTCCCCTTCATGAGCGGGATAGCGGACTCCCTCTTGGCTCTAGCCCAACCGGTAGATCTGCCGGCCAATTTCTTCAAAGAGCCCCTGATCGTGCGCCGGGCTTTATTTACCCAGGCGGTGCTTCGCCAGATCCCGGTGGATATTTTGGAGGGAGAGCTAATTGTCGGCGGCCGCTTCAATACCGCCATGTCCACCTGCCTCAACCAGGAAGAAACCCAAGCCTTTGAAGCCGTCTACCAAGAATACTGCGCCAAGACCGAACGCCTGATCAACCTCGGCATCTCCAACTGCGGAGCAGTGGGCTGCCACATCATCCAGGACTTCAAGCGGCTTTTGTCCATTGGCTTTAAGGGAGTTGAAGCCGAAGCTAGACGCTTATTGCAGGAGACCAGGGACCCTGAGAAAAAAGCTTTCTATCAAGCCATCATCATCTCCTGTGAAGCAGTCAAGGAATTTACTGCCCGCTATGCCGCCGAGGCCCGCCGGCAGGCAGAGGCCATCGGCAAAGCCGATCCAGTCCGTCAAAAGGAGCTTCAGACCATTGCCGCCATCTGCGACCGGGTGCCCTATGAGCCACCCCAGACTTTTTATGAGGCGGTTCAGGCCTGTTGGTTCATCCACATGATTGACATGATTGCCGAGGGTTACCACGGAGCTGGCTTGTCGTATGGCCGCTTTGACCAATACCTTTACCCGTTTTATGCGCGGGACCTAGCCGAGGGTCGAATTACCCGCGACCAAGCTAAAGAAATCCTACAATGCTTCTTCATCAAGCACAACTATGCCTATGATCGCCAGCCCGCCCACGGCAAGCAGGGCATCAACTCTGGCTATGGCCAGCTAATAACCTTAGGCGGTATGGGACCCGGCGGGGTAGACCTCACCAACGACCTCACCTACTTGATGCTGGAAGTAATCATGGAAATGAACTTACTAGAGCCCAAGTGCACCTTCCGAATACACCAGGGAACTCCTGATCTCTTGTTTAAGCGCATCCTCAAGGCCATCCACCAAGCCCAGGGATCACCCTTCCTGCTCAACTTTGATGAGCCCAGCATCCTGGGCTTGGAGAAGGAAGGGATTTCGCCCGAAGAAGCGGTTGACTATGGGGTAGTAGGCTGCATCGAGAACACGTCTGCTGGCAACGACCTCTCCGGCACCGTTGATGTCAACATTAACATTGCCAAAGCGGTAGAGCTGGTTCTCAACAATGGCCGCTGCCTGCTCACCGGCGAACAGATCGGCCCCGCCACTGGGGATCCTGCTAGCTTCGCTAGCTTTGATCAGTTTTTCGCCGCGTACAAGGCTCAGCTTCAGGCCATCATCCAGCAAACCTTAGAGGTAGCCTCCACCTGGGACGGCTTACGAGCTACTTACGTTCCCGTCCCCTATCTTTCCGCCACCATTGGCGGTTGTCTAGAAAAAGGCCGCGACGTCCGGGCCGGAGGAGCCAAATACAACTTCATTACCGTGGAAGGCGTAGGCATCGCTACCGCAGCCGACTCGGTAGCGGCAGTGAAGAAACTGGTATATGACGAAAAACGGCTGACTATGGAGGAGCTAGTAGAAGCGCTCAAGGCTAACTTCGAAGGCAAAGAAGCGCTACGGCAGCTGCTTTTGAATCGCGCTCCCAAGATGGGCAATGATGACCCCTATGTTGATGATATCGCTCGGGAAATATCTCGTTTCTGGGGACATGAGGTACAAAAGCATGTCTCCCCCATTACCGGCCGTCGCTACATGGGCGGTTACCTCTCCTGGAATTATTTTGTGGGCATGGGAGCAACCACCGCTGCCACCCCCGATGGCCGTAAAAACGGTGAGCCCCTGTCCAACGCTGTAGCCCCCGCCCAGGGCCGGGACGTAAACGGACCCACCGCCGCCATCAAGTCGGTTACCCACTTGGGATTTGATGCTCAACCGCGCGGAGTCTCCTATACCATTACTTTCAACCCAGCCATGCTACAAACCGAAGAGCAGTTGGCCAAGTTGGGAGCGCTGCTGAAAGCCTACGGTCAGCTGGGCGGAACCTCCATCCAGCTCAATCTGATCGACCGGGAAACCCTGATTGACGCCCAGCAGAATCCCGAAAACTACCAAAACCTCTTGGTTCGGGTCACCGGTTACAATGCTTATTTCGTTACCCTGGGGCGAGCCATGCAGGATGAGATTATTGCCCGCACCGCCCATGCGGTTTAG
- a CDS encoding glycyl-radical enzyme activating protein, translating to MRRSHTDRWRSILRRRQRPGMGNVSEELQFKREGKRLADIETTAQLVADPGTAETDMDRDELAVSGLVTNIQKYSTEDGPGIRTTVFLKGCPLRCLWCHNPEGQETRPELIYYQVRCIGCGACAEVCPQKAITPDPATGFSPDRRRCTGCGTCADACPAKARKLMGSRLTVAALLAEVEKDVIFYVQSGGGITLSGGEPTMQPDFCQALLFSARKRGIPTALDTCGWVSWSTLKEMLPAVDLVLFDLKQIDPELHRKQVGASLEPILANLQRLDAAGKAIYIRTPVVPGYTDQAENIAAIARFLRPLEQVQVWDLLPFHQLGEAKYRQLGKKYALANLKPPTTETMERLAAIARSELGQSAGRIQVNVGVS from the coding sequence GTGAGGAGAAGCCATACGGATCGCTGGCGAAGCATCTTGCGCCGGCGCCAGCGCCCCGGCATGGGGAACGTTTCGGAAGAACTGCAGTTTAAGCGGGAGGGGAAAAGGTTGGCAGACATAGAAACCACCGCCCAGCTGGTGGCAGATCCGGGAACAGCAGAAACAGATATGGATAGAGACGAATTGGCGGTTTCGGGGCTGGTGACCAATATACAGAAGTATTCCACCGAAGATGGTCCCGGCATCCGCACCACCGTCTTTCTCAAGGGCTGCCCCCTGCGCTGCCTTTGGTGCCACAATCCCGAAGGCCAGGAAACTAGGCCGGAATTAATCTATTACCAGGTCCGCTGTATTGGCTGCGGGGCTTGCGCTGAAGTTTGCCCCCAAAAGGCTATTACCCCCGACCCGGCCACCGGCTTTAGCCCTGACCGCCGCCGCTGCACCGGCTGTGGGACCTGTGCCGACGCTTGCCCGGCCAAGGCGAGAAAGCTAATGGGCAGCCGCCTCACCGTAGCCGCATTGTTGGCCGAGGTGGAAAAGGACGTTATCTTCTATGTCCAGTCGGGCGGTGGGATCACCCTTTCCGGCGGAGAACCCACCATGCAACCTGACTTCTGCCAAGCTTTGCTCTTTTCGGCCCGAAAGCGGGGCATCCCTACCGCTTTAGATACTTGTGGCTGGGTTAGTTGGAGCACCCTCAAAGAGATGCTCCCTGCGGTTGACCTAGTCCTGTTTGATCTCAAGCAGATAGATCCCGAACTGCACCGCAAACAGGTAGGAGCGAGCTTGGAACCCATTCTAGCCAATCTTCAGCGCCTGGACGCCGCCGGCAAAGCCATCTACATTCGTACCCCAGTGGTACCCGGCTATACCGACCAAGCGGAAAACATTGCCGCCATCGCCCGGTTTTTGAGGCCGCTTGAGCAAGTGCAGGTTTGGGATCTGCTTCCCTTTCATCAGCTAGGGGAAGCCAAATACCGACAGCTGGGAAAGAAATACGCCCTGGCCAACCTTAAGCCGCCAACCACCGAAACCATGGAGAGGCTGGCCGCCATCGCCCGGTCAGAGCTAGGCCAGTCGGCCGGGCGCATCCAAGTCAATGTCGGAGTCAGCTGA
- a CDS encoding pyridoxamine 5'-phosphate oxidase family protein, translated as MAKMPDVVMQKFQDLKNPKFMATVDAEGNPNVVPVLSVTAIDNQYLIFADIMINKTKKNLLDNGKVAVAVITDKGEAYQVKGKFLGFQTSGMLFDAVASAPELKYNAYFGPNGVGVIEVTEVYTATLPLPGERIA; from the coding sequence ATGGCTAAGATGCCAGACGTAGTAATGCAAAAGTTTCAGGATCTGAAGAATCCCAAATTCATGGCTACCGTGGATGCCGAGGGCAACCCCAACGTGGTTCCGGTACTTTCGGTCACCGCCATTGACAACCAGTACCTTATCTTTGCTGACATCATGATCAATAAGACCAAGAAGAACCTCCTTGATAACGGTAAGGTGGCTGTAGCTGTCATTACCGATAAGGGCGAAGCCTACCAGGTGAAAGGTAAGTTTTTAGGGTTCCAAACCTCGGGGATGTTGTTTGACGCCGTAGCTTCGGCGCCGGAGCTGAAGTACAATGCCTACTTTGGCCCCAATGGCGTCGGCGTCATCGAGGTGACCGAGGTTTACACCGCTACCCTGCCCCTGCCTGGAGAAAGAATAGCCTAA
- the glpK gene encoding glycerol kinase GlpK — protein MPEFILALDQGTTSSRAIIFDAFGQPIAQAQQEFPQHFPQPGWVEQDPNDIWESQLACARAALEKARLTAKDIAAIGITNQRETTILWDRKTGQPVHNAIVWQCRRTAPLCHELKSRGLEPIVQERTGLVIDAYFSGTKIQWLLQTYPEIRKRAEKGEIAFGTVDSWLVYKLTGGRLHLTDYTNASRTLLFNIHDLKWDELLLEELGVPAEILPEVRLSSQLYGETDPHWLGGPIPIGGIAGDQQAALFGQGCFNSGQAKNTYGTGCFLLMNTGSQAVNSRHGLITTVAWGIPNGQARPRIVYALEGSIFVAGAAIQWLRDSLGLLETAAASETLAASVPDNGGVYLVPAFTGLGAPYWDMEARGTIVGLTRGSTRAHLARAALEAIAYQTRDVLEAMVADAGTPLNILKADGGATANNFLMQFQADILGVPVQRAAIGETTALGAAYLAGLASGLWTLSTLPGTRAGSEGYFVPAMDAISREALYQRWKQAVARSRQWAS, from the coding sequence TTGCCTGAGTTCATCTTGGCCCTGGACCAGGGCACTACTAGTTCCCGGGCCATAATTTTTGACGCCTTTGGCCAACCCATTGCCCAAGCCCAGCAGGAGTTCCCCCAGCATTTTCCTCAGCCGGGTTGGGTAGAGCAGGACCCCAATGATATTTGGGAGAGCCAGCTGGCCTGCGCCCGAGCCGCCCTCGAAAAGGCGAGGCTGACAGCCAAAGATATTGCCGCCATCGGCATAACCAACCAGCGGGAGACTACCATTCTTTGGGACCGCAAGACCGGACAACCAGTGCACAATGCCATCGTCTGGCAGTGCCGCCGAACCGCTCCTCTGTGCCATGAGCTCAAGTCCCGGGGCCTAGAGCCAATAGTGCAAGAGCGCACCGGGCTGGTCATCGATGCTTACTTCTCCGGTACCAAAATCCAGTGGCTGCTCCAGACCTACCCGGAGATAAGAAAGCGGGCCGAGAAGGGTGAAATCGCCTTTGGCACGGTTGACTCTTGGTTAGTATATAAGCTGACCGGCGGACGCTTGCACCTTACCGACTATACCAATGCTTCCCGCACCCTCCTGTTCAACATCCATGACTTGAAATGGGATGAGCTGCTCTTGGAAGAACTAGGCGTCCCCGCTGAAATCTTGCCGGAGGTTCGGCTCTCTTCCCAGCTATACGGGGAAACTGACCCCCATTGGCTGGGAGGACCCATTCCTATCGGCGGAATTGCCGGCGACCAACAAGCAGCCTTATTTGGACAGGGTTGCTTTAATTCCGGACAAGCCAAGAACACCTACGGCACCGGATGTTTCCTTTTAATGAATACCGGAAGCCAGGCAGTCAACTCCCGGCACGGGCTGATTACCACCGTTGCCTGGGGTATCCCCAACGGCCAGGCTCGTCCCCGCATCGTTTACGCCCTGGAAGGCAGCATATTTGTAGCTGGAGCCGCCATCCAATGGCTCCGGGATAGCCTGGGCCTGTTGGAAACCGCTGCTGCTAGCGAGACCTTGGCAGCCTCGGTGCCGGATAACGGCGGCGTCTATTTGGTGCCGGCCTTCACCGGCTTGGGTGCCCCTTACTGGGACATGGAGGCCCGAGGCACTATCGTGGGCCTGACCCGGGGAAGCACTCGGGCCCACCTGGCTCGGGCCGCTTTGGAAGCCATTGCTTATCAAACCCGGGATGTTCTCGAAGCCATGGTTGCCGACGCCGGCACTCCTTTAAACATTCTTAAGGCCGATGGTGGGGCTACTGCCAACAACTTTCTCATGCAATTTCAGGCCGATATCCTGGGAGTGCCGGTACAAAGAGCCGCCATCGGTGAGACTACAGCTTTGGGCGCAGCTTACTTGGCCGGCCTAGCTTCAGGCTTGTGGACCCTCTCTACCTTGCCGGGAACCCGAGCCGGAAGCGAAGGTTACTTTGTCCCGGCAATGGATGCCATTAGCCGCGAGGCGCTTTACCAGCGCTGGAAACAAGCGGTAGCCCGCTCCCGCCAATGGGCTAGCTGA
- a CDS encoding LysM peptidoglycan-binding domain-containing protein, with protein sequence MPKPKAWLAGTLSVVLATGLWVGWDGSAAAATQTGAASATAASATVAYRPATIAYRVAPGDTLWLLSQRYETSVAAIINTNRLRSNYLQVGQPLFLPILYQPTQNQGYYLYRVQKGDTLWLLAQRIGTITVSDIQRANGITSDYLWVGQALKIPVAKSGYQAYQVQPGDSLYLIARKLGTTVDDLVRVNRLSGYDLLVGQVLMLPGQRSKPAPPPTPAPQPGPTPAPVPQPGPQPEPQPAPAPQPPAAELSVYRVVAGDTLWGIAQKFGTTQNAIYQTNRLHSDILMPGQPLYIPPGAEPVQVEGPRGTQKPGYGELLEWDWARWIYNPGCTATVIDFYTGRSFRVRHLGGSNHADSEPLTAADTAVMKSVFGGQWSWAKRPILLRVGDRLLAASMAGMPHSVETIYDNNFPGHFDLYFYNSRSHNTNALDPVHQANVLTAAGQ encoded by the coding sequence ATGCCTAAACCAAAAGCTTGGCTGGCTGGGACTCTGTCGGTAGTGTTAGCAACCGGATTGTGGGTCGGATGGGACGGCAGCGCCGCAGCCGCCACCCAGACCGGCGCGGCTAGCGCTACTGCCGCCAGCGCCACGGTGGCCTACAGGCCGGCAACCATTGCTTATCGGGTTGCCCCCGGCGATACGCTGTGGCTGTTGTCCCAGCGCTACGAAACCTCAGTGGCCGCCATTATCAACACCAATCGCCTGAGAAGCAATTACCTGCAAGTAGGCCAACCCCTGTTCTTACCTATCCTCTACCAGCCAACCCAAAACCAAGGTTATTACCTCTACCGGGTCCAAAAAGGAGATACCCTTTGGCTCCTGGCCCAGCGTATTGGTACCATAACCGTGAGCGATATTCAGCGAGCCAATGGAATAACATCCGATTATTTATGGGTGGGACAAGCCTTAAAGATACCTGTAGCCAAAAGCGGGTATCAAGCCTACCAAGTTCAACCAGGCGACAGCTTATACTTGATAGCTCGGAAGCTAGGAACCACCGTGGATGACTTGGTAAGGGTCAACCGGTTAAGCGGCTACGACCTCCTGGTCGGCCAAGTGCTGATGCTTCCAGGTCAACGTAGTAAGCCGGCACCGCCGCCCACGCCCGCTCCCCAGCCCGGCCCGACCCCGGCTCCGGTCCCTCAGCCAGGACCACAACCAGAGCCCCAGCCCGCTCCGGCCCCCCAGCCACCAGCGGCAGAGCTATCGGTTTACCGGGTAGTAGCTGGCGATACCCTCTGGGGCATAGCTCAGAAATTTGGTACCACCCAGAATGCCATTTATCAGACCAACCGCCTCCATTCTGATATCCTCATGCCCGGCCAGCCCCTCTACATACCCCCAGGGGCCGAGCCGGTACAAGTTGAAGGTCCACGAGGAACCCAGAAGCCCGGTTATGGCGAGCTTCTGGAGTGGGATTGGGCGCGATGGATTTATAACCCCGGCTGTACAGCTACGGTCATCGACTTCTATACCGGCAGGAGCTTTCGGGTTCGCCACCTGGGCGGCTCCAACCACGCTGACTCTGAGCCCCTCACCGCCGCTGACACCGCGGTGATGAAGAGCGTTTTTGGCGGGCAATGGTCTTGGGCCAAGCGACCTATCCTCCTGCGAGTGGGTGACCGGCTTTTGGCCGCCTCCATGGCGGGAATGCCCCATAGCGTTGAGACTATCTATGACAACAACTTCCCCGGTCATTTTGACCTCTATTTCTATAACAGCCGTAGCCACAACACCAACGCTCTCGACCCGGTCCACCAGGCCAACGTCCTCACCGCCGCTGGCCAATAA
- a CDS encoding DedA family protein, with translation MNLWDTLSQSINYFLPWGGWGLFVLAFMEASFFPVPPDALLIPLAILRPGRAIWYAAITTVGSVMGGYFGYVLGVKFGRPLLRRLISEVRMQQVDDLFQRWGGWAVLAAALTPIPYKVFTIAAGIARINLITFGIASLAGRALRFFAEGVVIFILGPMAQTYLAEYLDVGTVVLLAVLVAGYLLVRMVQARRPVVIRRQDFQKARARSQGALASRNSRAGYEGYPRGEKKYR, from the coding sequence TTGAACCTCTGGGACACCTTGAGTCAATCCATCAATTACTTTCTCCCCTGGGGCGGGTGGGGATTATTTGTTTTGGCTTTCATGGAGGCATCCTTCTTCCCCGTCCCCCCCGATGCCCTACTTATCCCCCTAGCTATCCTCCGACCCGGCCGGGCCATATGGTATGCCGCCATCACCACGGTAGGTTCAGTTATGGGAGGATATTTTGGCTATGTCCTGGGAGTCAAATTTGGCCGGCCCTTGCTCCGGCGATTGATTTCCGAGGTCCGGATGCAGCAGGTGGATGACCTGTTCCAGCGGTGGGGCGGGTGGGCAGTGCTTGCCGCAGCCCTTACTCCCATCCCCTACAAGGTCTTTACCATTGCTGCCGGCATCGCCCGGATCAACTTGATAACCTTCGGCATTGCCTCATTGGCAGGCCGGGCCCTGCGCTTTTTTGCTGAAGGGGTGGTTATCTTCATCCTGGGACCAATGGCCCAAACTTACCTGGCCGAGTACCTGGATGTTGGGACCGTGGTGCTCCTGGCCGTACTGGTAGCTGGCTACCTATTGGTAAGAATGGTGCAGGCCAGACGACCAGTAGTCATTCGCCGCCAGGATTTTCAGAAAGCCCGGGCCCGCAGTCAAGGTGCTCTGGCAAGCCGGAATTCCCGAGCCGGATATGAGGGCTATCCCAGGGGAGAGAAGAAATACAGGTAA
- a CDS encoding M28 family peptidase: MELMRHIWALSQEIGPRGSTTPAEARAADYIDQEMSRWASEVRRQEFMSPTSFSWIYGALYLLGGLAGLLYWVNHWLATAISLLALILFVMENSSRGSFWKLFPKKPSQNVIGIVRPKGEATSSTSSSPISIPRPIPKRVVLVAHHDSSRSASMFSPEQVPYFRLTFLLGTACLAVVPLLNLLSLVFPRWLWIPYAQTPFYLYLLAAFLLMVHRELSGEYTPGANDNASGEAAMLAVGERLAQEGLNHIELWCVSTGCEEVGTIGMIYFLDEYGPQLRDAYFINLDNLGTGTVKYTTGEGMLAVYPCDEYLVGVARRVSAGHPEWGIQEAVNQIMMTDANPALARGFRILSIRAEDENGLLPNWHWYTDTYDNIDPKTMGVVANFLYALVRAIEAD, encoded by the coding sequence ATGGAATTGATGCGTCACATTTGGGCTCTTTCCCAGGAGATTGGCCCGCGCGGTTCTACCACCCCAGCCGAGGCCCGCGCCGCCGACTACATAGACCAAGAGATGAGTCGCTGGGCCAGTGAAGTGCGCCGGCAAGAGTTCATGTCTCCAACCAGCTTTTCCTGGATTTACGGCGCCCTTTACCTTTTAGGAGGGCTAGCCGGGTTGTTGTACTGGGTTAATCATTGGCTGGCTACAGCCATTAGCCTCTTGGCCCTTATCCTTTTTGTTATGGAGAATAGCTCCCGGGGAAGCTTCTGGAAACTCTTTCCCAAAAAGCCCAGCCAAAATGTCATCGGCATAGTTCGGCCTAAAGGCGAGGCTACCAGTAGCACTTCTTCCTCGCCCATCTCCATACCCAGACCCATTCCCAAGCGGGTGGTACTGGTAGCTCACCACGATTCCTCCCGCTCGGCATCCATGTTTAGTCCCGAGCAAGTTCCCTATTTCCGCCTGACCTTTCTCCTGGGCACCGCCTGCTTAGCTGTGGTTCCCTTACTCAACCTGCTTAGCTTGGTCTTCCCTCGCTGGCTTTGGATACCCTATGCTCAAACCCCGTTTTACTTGTACCTTCTGGCTGCTTTCCTGCTGATGGTGCACCGGGAGCTAAGCGGCGAGTATACCCCTGGAGCTAACGACAACGCCTCGGGAGAAGCAGCTATGCTAGCCGTAGGGGAAAGATTGGCTCAGGAAGGGCTCAATCACATCGAGCTTTGGTGCGTCTCCACCGGATGCGAAGAAGTAGGAACCATCGGCATGATCTACTTCCTAGATGAGTATGGCCCCCAACTTCGGGATGCCTATTTCATCAACCTCGACAACTTGGGTACCGGTACCGTCAAGTATACCACCGGTGAAGGGATGCTAGCAGTCTACCCCTGCGATGAATATTTAGTCGGGGTGGCCCGGCGCGTTAGCGCGGGCCACCCCGAGTGGGGAATCCAAGAGGCTGTAAACCAGATCATGATGACCGATGCCAATCCCGCCCTAGCTCGGGGATTTCGCATTCTCAGCATCCGGGCCGAAGATGAAAATGGTTTGCTGCCTAACTGGCACTGGTATACCGATACTTATGACAATATTGACCCCAAGACCATGGGAGTGGTCGCCAACTTCCTTTACGCTTTGGTCCGGGCCATTGAAGCCGATTAG
- a CDS encoding glycosyltransferase family 4 protein, giving the protein MRVLQLHWAFPPTIGGVETHLVLLGKGLVRKGLEVSLLTGTASDADMIEDYHWEGMRIRRTPLMDLNHLTPESIRAKEDAIRREIHNFVEETRPQIIHAHNMHYFSPLHTKILVEIKERLGIPLILTAHNVWEDETAEEMLQFASAWDGIICVSDYIRREMEKAGYPKDRLRVVYHGIDTERFAPATPEEKKAIRNQYPELEGKKIIFHPARMGKAKGCHVSVRALDLVRRQFPTAVLAMAGSGNIVDWCRHQPKEIKEITDLINELNLRDHVFIKLFSWDEMPQFYKICDVCIYPSINQEPFGLVMLEAMASGKPLVVTYSGGMPEVVKDGYNGFVVGRSDHRELADRIIQILSDSQLAGRLVENGLRSVHQNYNWNLMVNNTITAYERFLEASRARREEKRKEKLAKKVARKEAVLRPVAAEPGMARVAINPSIAPAGAPEVRVSGVRAPAEPTGSAGAELRAAGMGGAGAAQEEA; this is encoded by the coding sequence ATGCGAGTTCTGCAACTGCACTGGGCCTTTCCGCCCACTATCGGAGGGGTGGAAACTCACCTGGTTTTACTAGGTAAGGGTCTAGTTCGCAAGGGGTTGGAAGTTAGCCTCCTTACTGGTACGGCCAGCGACGCGGACATGATCGAGGATTACCATTGGGAAGGCATGCGCATCCGGCGCACCCCGCTCATGGATTTAAACCACCTGACGCCCGAGAGCATCCGAGCCAAGGAAGATGCCATCCGGCGCGAGATCCATAACTTTGTAGAAGAGACCAGACCCCAGATCATCCATGCCCACAACATGCACTACTTTAGCCCTTTGCACACCAAAATTTTGGTGGAGATTAAGGAGCGGTTGGGCATTCCCCTTATCCTTACTGCCCACAACGTGTGGGAGGATGAGACTGCTGAGGAGATGCTCCAGTTTGCTTCGGCCTGGGACGGCATCATCTGCGTCAGCGATTACATCCGGCGCGAGATGGAGAAGGCGGGATACCCCAAAGATCGCTTGCGGGTAGTCTACCACGGCATCGATACCGAGCGCTTTGCCCCGGCTACCCCGGAAGAGAAAAAAGCTATTCGCAACCAGTATCCAGAGCTGGAAGGCAAAAAGATTATTTTCCACCCGGCGCGCATGGGTAAAGCCAAAGGCTGCCATGTTAGCGTCCGAGCCTTAGACCTGGTGCGCCGGCAATTCCCTACCGCAGTTTTGGCCATGGCCGGCAGCGGCAACATTGTCGATTGGTGCCGCCATCAGCCCAAGGAAATCAAGGAGATCACTGACCTAATCAACGAGCTTAATCTCCGAGACCACGTGTTTATCAAGCTTTTCTCCTGGGACGAGATGCCCCAGTTCTACAAGATTTGCGACGTCTGTATCTATCCCTCCATCAATCAGGAACCGTTCGGGCTGGTGATGCTGGAGGCGATGGCTTCAGGAAAGCCGTTGGTGGTTACTTATTCGGGCGGTATGCCTGAGGTGGTGAAGGATGGCTACAACGGCTTCGTGGTAGGCCGGAGCGATCACCGGGAGCTGGCTGACCGGATCATCCAGATCCTTTCCGACTCTCAGCTGGCCGGCCGTTTAGTTGAAAACGGTTTACGGTCAGTGCACCAGAACTACAATTGGAACCTAATGGTTAACAACACTATAACCGCCTACGAGCGGTTCCTGGAGGCTAGCCGAGCCCGGCGGGAGGAAAAGCGGAAGGAGAAGTTAGCCAAGAAAGTCGCCAGGAAGGAAGCGGTGTTGCGGCCGGTAGCGGCAGAGCCGGGAATGGCGAGGGTAGCGATAAACCCAAGCATCGCGCCGGCAGGGGCGCCCGAGGTAAGGGTGTCGGGGGTGAGAGCACCAGCCGAACCCACTGGCTCGGCCGGCGCCGAACTGCGGGCGGCAGGCATGGGTGGTGCGGGTGCCGCCCAAGAAGAAGCCTAA